The Primulina huaijiensis isolate GDHJ02 chromosome 12, ASM1229523v2, whole genome shotgun sequence genome has a window encoding:
- the LOC140990362 gene encoding uncharacterized protein isoform X1: protein MQCGFMLWGVDMIGMSWLSAFLIGAGCFALGCLLGARRSARAFRLLLSSKESEITVNDDKKNKKKNGGKQPLEVEKLAEILEDFKMVLVVRNDLKMGKGKIAAQCSHATLGLYKKLLNRAPKSLNRWEMCGQVKVVVKIESEDDMLVLQERAKSLNIPTHITIDAGRTQIAPNSRTVMAVLGPADLVDDVTGGLKLL, encoded by the exons ATGCAGTGTGGATTTATGCTTTGGGGGGTTGATATGATAGGGATGAGTTGGCTTAGCGCGTTCCTAATCGGGGCGGGTTGTTTTGCTCTGGGGTGCCTGCTGGGGGCGCGCCGTTCGGCTCGAGCTTTTCGTTTACTCTTATCATCCAAAGAATCTGAGATTACCGTGAATGATGATAAGAAGAATAAGAAGAAGAATGGGGGTAAACAACCACTTGAGGTCGAAAAACTGGCGGAAATTCTGGaagattttaaaatg GTTTTAGTTGTGAGAAATGACTTGAAAATGGGGAAAGGGAAGATTGCTGCCCAATGCAG TCATGCAACCTTGGGTCTGTATAAGAAACTTTTAAACAGGGCACCCAAGTCGTTGAACAG GTGGGAGATGTGCGGGCAGGTAAAGGTGGTTGTAAAAATTGAAAGTGAAGATGATATGCTTGTTTTACAG GAAAGGGCAAAGTCGCTGAATATACCAACACATATCACTATTGATGCCGGGAGAACACAGATCGCCCCTA ATTCAAGGACGGTGATGGCGGTGCTAG GGCCAGCTGACCTAGTCGACGATGTGACTGGTGGATTGAAGCTTTTATAG
- the LOC140990362 gene encoding uncharacterized protein isoform X2, with protein sequence MLWGVDMIGMSWLSAFLIGAGCFALGCLLGARRSARAFRLLLSSKESEITVNDDKKNKKKNGGKQPLEVEKLAEILEDFKMVLVVRNDLKMGKGKIAAQCSHATLGLYKKLLNRAPKSLNRWEMCGQVKVVVKIESEDDMLVLQERAKSLNIPTHITIDAGRTQIAPNSRTVMAVLGPADLVDDVTGGLKLL encoded by the exons ATGCTTTGGGGGGTTGATATGATAGGGATGAGTTGGCTTAGCGCGTTCCTAATCGGGGCGGGTTGTTTTGCTCTGGGGTGCCTGCTGGGGGCGCGCCGTTCGGCTCGAGCTTTTCGTTTACTCTTATCATCCAAAGAATCTGAGATTACCGTGAATGATGATAAGAAGAATAAGAAGAAGAATGGGGGTAAACAACCACTTGAGGTCGAAAAACTGGCGGAAATTCTGGaagattttaaaatg GTTTTAGTTGTGAGAAATGACTTGAAAATGGGGAAAGGGAAGATTGCTGCCCAATGCAG TCATGCAACCTTGGGTCTGTATAAGAAACTTTTAAACAGGGCACCCAAGTCGTTGAACAG GTGGGAGATGTGCGGGCAGGTAAAGGTGGTTGTAAAAATTGAAAGTGAAGATGATATGCTTGTTTTACAG GAAAGGGCAAAGTCGCTGAATATACCAACACATATCACTATTGATGCCGGGAGAACACAGATCGCCCCTA ATTCAAGGACGGTGATGGCGGTGCTAG GGCCAGCTGACCTAGTCGACGATGTGACTGGTGGATTGAAGCTTTTATAG
- the LOC140989391 gene encoding uncharacterized protein, with product MGQCLWGSGKCFKCGASDHMLRDCPQWRQPAQGRVFVMHAEEANPDTTLLTENIFLKIVATKALLNSGVTHSFISETFANYLDVKSIELDVSYSVTVPSVEELSATSVARKLMHKGCQAFLASVISIPDAPTPAISDVPLVRDFSDVFPDDVTSLPPERKVEFAIDLVPNTMPISNAPYHLTPAEMLELKQQIQKLLDKEYIRPSFSL from the exons ATGGGCCAGTGTTTATGGGGTTCtggcaaatgcttcaagtgtggagccagtgaccataTGCTGAGGGACTGCCCGCAGTGGAGGCAGCCAGCCCAGGGGAGGGTGTTTGTCATGCATGCCGAAGAGGCGAATCCAGACACGACACTTCTGACTG AAAATATCTTCCTAAAGATAGTAGCCACGAAGGCGTTGTTAAATTCCGGGGTTACTCACTCTTTTATCTCAGAGACGTTCGCCAATTATTTGGACGTCAAGTCCATTGAACTCGACGTGAGCTACTccgtgacagtcccatcagtggaggagttatcagctactagcgtg GCACGAAAACTTATgcataaggggtgtcaggcatTTTTAGCCAGTGTTATTTCAATACCTGATGCACCCACCCCAGCGATATCTGATGTACCGCTTGTCAGAGATTTTTCTGACGTTTTTCCAGATGACGTCACaagccttccaccagagagaaagGTGGAATTCGCCATTGACCTTGTGCCAAACACTATGCCAATCTCTAATGCGCCGTACCATTTGACCCCAgcagagatgttagagctcaagcagCAAATTCAAAAGCTCCTAGACAAAGAATacatccgccctagtttctcattatag